A window of the Radiobacillus deserti genome harbors these coding sequences:
- the galT gene encoding UDP-glucose--hexose-1-phosphate uridylyltransferase — MSIFLSINRLVQKGIEVQLIEERDARYVRNQILALCHLTNFVEEQTIHPITESLPDLLEKIVQYAIDEAIIEDVFDDKEIFAANIMNCFLSKPSDIHQKFWKKYKEAPERSTDYFYQLSQHSNYIQTKRIAKNIHFTTTTKYGEMDITINLSKPEKDPEQIKREKAMKSNTSTYPDCVLCPANEGYEGRTGYPARSNHRIIELELANERWFLQYSPYVYYNEHCIVLAEEHRDMKVDRDTFERLLSFVDLFPHYFLGSNADLPIVGGSILSHDHYQGGQYTFAMTKAKEDFSFSLNAFPDINAAILHWPLSVIRLQSEKRNELINVADMILKKWKDYSDQTANILAYTDSMPHNTITPIARKKGYTWELDLVLRNNRTTEEHPLGIFHPHEDVHHIKRENIGLIEVMGLAVLPARLQDELMEMKKFLLHQPHRIETYHQKWAEQIKENYSITEQNVEEIIEHELGQKFTRVLEDAGVFKQNESGKQAFQRFIDHLNN, encoded by the coding sequence ATGTCTATATTCCTTTCTATCAATCGATTAGTTCAAAAAGGAATAGAAGTACAGCTCATCGAAGAACGTGATGCTCGTTATGTACGTAACCAAATACTAGCATTATGCCATCTTACTAACTTTGTTGAGGAACAAACCATACATCCTATAACAGAAAGCCTTCCTGATCTTTTAGAAAAAATCGTTCAATATGCAATAGATGAAGCTATTATTGAAGACGTATTTGATGATAAAGAAATCTTTGCTGCGAATATCATGAATTGTTTCCTTTCCAAGCCATCGGACATTCACCAAAAATTTTGGAAGAAGTATAAGGAAGCACCTGAACGAAGTACGGATTATTTTTATCAATTAAGTCAGCATAGTAACTATATTCAAACAAAACGAATAGCCAAAAACATTCATTTCACTACAACTACAAAGTACGGGGAAATGGATATTACAATTAACCTTTCCAAGCCGGAAAAAGACCCGGAACAAATTAAGCGTGAGAAAGCCATGAAATCTAACACGAGCACGTATCCAGATTGTGTTCTTTGTCCTGCAAATGAAGGGTATGAAGGAAGAACCGGATATCCTGCACGATCCAATCATCGAATCATAGAGCTAGAATTAGCCAATGAACGATGGTTCCTACAATATTCTCCATACGTCTATTATAACGAGCATTGTATCGTATTAGCTGAGGAACATAGAGACATGAAAGTGGACCGTGACACCTTTGAAAGGCTGCTTTCCTTCGTCGATCTCTTCCCTCACTATTTTTTAGGGTCCAATGCAGATTTGCCGATAGTCGGAGGTTCGATTTTATCTCATGACCATTATCAAGGTGGACAATATACGTTTGCAATGACAAAAGCCAAAGAAGACTTTTCATTTTCTTTGAATGCTTTCCCAGACATCAACGCTGCAATCTTACATTGGCCTTTGTCCGTAATCCGATTACAATCCGAAAAAAGAAATGAACTCATTAATGTGGCAGACATGATTTTGAAGAAATGGAAGGATTACAGTGATCAGACGGCGAATATCCTTGCTTATACCGATTCTATGCCGCATAACACGATTACCCCTATTGCAAGAAAGAAAGGATATACGTGGGAGTTAGATTTAGTCCTACGCAATAACCGAACTACCGAGGAACATCCTCTTGGAATATTTCACCCTCACGAAGATGTTCACCATATAAAACGGGAAAACATCGGACTAATCGAAGTAATGGGGTTAGCTGTATTACCAGCACGTTTACAAGATGAATTAATGGAAATGAAGAAATTTTTACTCCATCAACCTCACCGTATCGAAACGTATCACCAGAAGTGGGCGGAGCAAATCAAGGAAAATTATTCGATTACCGAACAAAACGTTGAGGAGATCATTGAGCACGAATTAGGACAAAAGTTTACGAGAGTGTTGGAAGATGCCGGCGTCTTTAAACAAAATGAAAGTGGTAAGCAAGCGTTTCAACGATTTATCGATCACTTAAATAACTAG
- a CDS encoding aldose epimerase family protein encodes MEIMQRELSIPYEEPITEYTLKNDRGMEVSCLNLGGIITKILVPDRYGTFENVVLGFKDKSAYLENPPFLGALVGRVAGRIQSAQFELDGKNYTLEANDGPNHLHGGASGFHRVVWQVEPKQTENDVQLVFTYFSPDGEGGYPGNLHVNVTYSLNNANEFTILYEATSDKKTALTLTNHSYFNLSGNLKTDILAHDLQINSDVFVELDEALIPTGNLLDVTNTSYDFRSNRTIKEGMEASHPQNKIAGNGYDHYFILNNQADVAAIVREPISGRTLTVQTEQPGFVMYTSNMLPEDLELVEGASRKYLGLCLETQASPASLHHSDGFPSVILDKDEQYSKKTTFIFGVE; translated from the coding sequence ATGGAAATCATGCAAAGAGAACTTTCCATCCCTTATGAAGAGCCAATTACGGAATACACATTAAAAAATGATCGAGGTATGGAAGTAAGTTGTTTAAACTTAGGAGGAATAATCACAAAGATACTCGTTCCAGATCGTTATGGAACATTCGAAAATGTAGTGTTGGGCTTTAAAGACAAATCTGCCTATCTAGAAAATCCTCCGTTCTTAGGTGCATTAGTCGGGCGCGTTGCAGGGCGAATTCAATCTGCACAGTTCGAATTAGATGGAAAAAACTATACGTTGGAAGCAAATGATGGGCCGAACCATCTACACGGTGGAGCTAGTGGATTTCATCGTGTAGTATGGCAAGTAGAGCCTAAACAAACAGAAAACGACGTGCAGCTCGTGTTTACTTACTTTAGTCCCGATGGAGAAGGTGGATATCCTGGAAACCTTCACGTTAACGTAACGTATTCCTTAAATAATGCAAATGAGTTTACCATTCTGTATGAAGCGACATCTGATAAGAAAACCGCTCTTACATTAACGAATCATTCCTATTTTAATTTAAGCGGAAATCTAAAAACAGATATTCTAGCACATGATTTACAGATAAATAGCGATGTATTTGTGGAACTAGATGAGGCACTCATTCCTACTGGGAATCTATTAGATGTCACGAATACATCCTACGACTTCCGCAGCAACCGAACGATTAAAGAAGGTATGGAAGCTTCTCATCCGCAAAACAAAATTGCCGGTAATGGATATGATCACTATTTTATTCTGAACAACCAAGCAGATGTAGCGGCTATCGTAAGAGAGCCTATAAGTGGAAGAACATTAACAGTTCAAACCGAACAACCCGGGTTCGTTATGTACACGTCGAACATGCTTCCTGAGGATTTAGAGTTGGTGGAAGGGGCTTCCCGTAAATATCTCGGTCTTTGCCTAGAAACCCAAGCTTCTCCTGCTTCCTTGCACCATTCTGATGGATTTCCAAGTGTTATCCTAGATAAAGATGAGCAATATTCAAAAAAAACCACCTTTATATTCGGTGTAGAATAA